In Chlorogloeopsis sp. ULAP01, the following proteins share a genomic window:
- a CDS encoding cation:proton antiporter, which translates to MEASFEITLQMVIAVVAGISAQVLAAYLRVPSIVFLLLFGILLGSDGIGVLHPHLLGTGLEVIVALGTAIILFEGGLSLELQELNKVSTSLQLLVTLGTLITLLGGSMAAHWLGEFPWPIAFLFASLVVVTGPTVISPLLKHINVERQVATLLEGEGVLIDPVGAILAVVVLNTILNDNADPLIAISSLFMRLSIGGAIGAAGGWLMALICKRASFLSFEVKNLVVLAGLWGLFALAQMIRSESGLMATVVAGLVFGAASVPEERLLRHFKGQLTIFCVSVLFILLAADLSIASVFALGWGSLFTVLALMFVVRPINILLCTWNSDLNWRQKLFLSWVAPRGIVSASVASLFAILLTEHGINGGDAIKALVFLTIIMTVFCQGLTAGWIAKWLQITPKESAGAVIVGCNPLSILVARLLQERGEPVVMIDTDQEASQKAQAQNLQVITSSALDANVLEEAGLSAMGTFLAMTTNGEVNFVLAQRAAEEFNPPRVLAVFPRDPQANNSTNKTKVNQAFLSDLQIKTWIQYLNDEQVKLGISTLKENGFSLQKVQLQALIRTGELVPLFLERDEKLQIMPAGEPWQAGDRIIYLLHDPRPNLLKRLSGASQSTRLSLEKLPEVEEVPINKLSQLSASDVPAP; encoded by the coding sequence ATGGAAGCATCTTTTGAAATCACCCTGCAAATGGTGATCGCAGTTGTTGCAGGCATTAGCGCTCAGGTACTGGCAGCATATCTGCGGGTACCCAGCATTGTATTTTTATTATTGTTTGGCATCTTGCTTGGCTCTGATGGCATTGGAGTGTTACACCCGCATTTGTTGGGTACTGGGCTAGAAGTGATTGTTGCTTTAGGAACGGCAATAATTTTGTTTGAAGGCGGACTGAGTCTGGAATTGCAAGAGTTAAACAAAGTCTCCACAAGCTTGCAACTACTTGTCACCTTGGGAACTCTGATCACGTTGCTTGGTGGCAGCATGGCGGCTCATTGGTTGGGGGAGTTTCCTTGGCCGATCGCTTTTCTGTTCGCTTCTTTGGTTGTGGTTACAGGGCCGACTGTAATCAGTCCCCTGCTAAAACATATTAATGTGGAGCGACAAGTTGCTACCCTGTTGGAAGGAGAAGGAGTTTTAATTGACCCAGTCGGAGCCATTCTTGCTGTCGTGGTACTAAACACAATCTTAAACGACAATGCCGACCCCCTGATTGCCATTAGCAGTTTATTTATGCGCCTCAGTATTGGCGGGGCTATTGGTGCTGCGGGTGGTTGGCTGATGGCTTTGATTTGCAAGCGTGCCAGTTTTCTTTCCTTTGAGGTGAAAAACCTGGTTGTACTAGCTGGCTTGTGGGGCTTATTTGCACTCGCACAAATGATCCGTAGCGAGTCGGGGCTAATGGCAACTGTGGTGGCAGGACTTGTATTTGGAGCTGCTTCGGTACCAGAAGAACGCTTACTGCGGCATTTTAAAGGTCAACTGACGATTTTTTGTGTCTCAGTGCTATTTATCCTCCTAGCAGCCGATTTATCGATTGCTAGTGTGTTTGCCTTGGGTTGGGGCAGTTTATTTACTGTTCTGGCATTGATGTTTGTTGTTCGTCCGATTAATATTCTCTTGTGTACGTGGAATAGTGACCTCAACTGGCGACAAAAACTGTTTCTGAGTTGGGTAGCCCCTCGCGGAATTGTTTCTGCTTCTGTTGCTTCCTTATTTGCAATTTTGCTGACAGAGCATGGCATCAATGGTGGTGATGCAATTAAAGCCTTGGTTTTTTTGACAATTATCATGACAGTGTTTTGCCAAGGTTTAACTGCTGGTTGGATTGCTAAATGGCTGCAAATTACGCCCAAAGAGTCTGCTGGAGCAGTTATTGTTGGTTGTAATCCTTTGAGTATTTTGGTTGCTCGCCTGCTGCAAGAACGGGGAGAACCAGTAGTAATGATTGATACTGATCAAGAAGCTAGCCAAAAAGCCCAAGCACAAAATCTTCAGGTGATAACTAGCAGTGCTTTAGATGCTAATGTTCTAGAAGAAGCAGGACTGTCTGCTATGGGGACTTTTCTGGCTATGACCACAAATGGTGAGGTAAATTTTGTTTTGGCACAACGAGCGGCAGAGGAGTTTAACCCGCCACGGGTGTTAGCTGTTTTCCCTCGCGATCCGCAAGCTAATAATTCGACAAATAAAACCAAAGTTAACCAAGCTTTTCTGAGCGACTTGCAAATTAAAACTTGGATTCAGTACCTGAACGATGAGCAAGTGAAGTTAGGGATCTCAACTCTCAAGGAGAATGGTTTTTCTTTGCAAAAGGTGCAATTGCAGGCATTAATCCGCACTGGTGAATTAGTACCCCTATTTTTAGAACGGGATGAGAAATTGCAGATTATGCCTGCGGGCGAACCTTGGCAGGCAGGCGATCGCATTATCTACCTACTGCACGATCCTAGACCAAACCTTTTAAAACGTCTTTCTGGTGCTAGTCAATCTACTCGCCTTTCCCTAGAAAAATTACCAGAAGTTGAAGAAGTGCCGATCAATAAATTATCTCAACTCTCTGCTAGTGACGTTCCTGCACCTTGA
- a CDS encoding SRPBCC family protein encodes MKANHILKVTEEQYTPEKLDSIVTEDETYLEEDLAGNAHQLQAVAVQIEKIAERQRQITAKIQIPQPVAQVWKVLTDYEALADFIPNLATSRLLEHPNGGIRLEQIGSQRFLRFNFSARVVLDLEEKFPQEITFRMVEGDFKDFSGCWGLEPYSLAQEMGTNLCYILRVWPKRTMPVGIIERRLAKDLQLNLLAIRQRVEVLAS; translated from the coding sequence ATGAAAGCAAATCATATTCTGAAAGTGACTGAAGAACAATACACACCAGAAAAGCTCGATTCAATCGTCACTGAAGACGAAACCTACCTGGAAGAGGATTTGGCAGGTAATGCTCACCAATTGCAAGCTGTAGCAGTTCAGATTGAGAAAATCGCGGAGCGACAGCGGCAAATCACTGCTAAGATCCAAATTCCACAACCAGTGGCACAAGTCTGGAAAGTGCTTACAGATTACGAAGCGTTGGCTGATTTTATTCCTAACTTAGCTACAAGTCGTCTGTTGGAGCATCCCAATGGTGGTATTCGCTTAGAGCAAATTGGCTCTCAACGCTTTTTGCGCTTTAATTTTTCTGCTCGTGTGGTTCTCGATCTAGAAGAAAAATTCCCACAGGAAATTACTTTCCGGATGGTAGAAGGAGATTTTAAAGATTTTTCTGGATGTTGGGGCTTAGAGCCTTATTCTCTCGCCCAAGAAATGGGGACTAATCTTTGCTACATATTGAGAGTTTGGCCGAAACGCACTATGCCAGTAGGAATCATTGAACGTCGGCTAGCCAAAGATTTACAACTCAATCTACTTGCAATTCGCCAACGTGTAGAGGTGTTAGCAAGTTAA
- a CDS encoding GAF domain-containing sensor histidine kinase: MAGGLGTKTMGSRFKSLPEIEKGLSSPRQCINKVDRLTQYPVKLMQYEEEPALRLAQKINQIIANSSTAAGMLQDIAQVLGIAFQVDCCCLVTFKGEASGEEIIGNWCAQEYFGLQRSDEIFSLEQLDLPVVQCACEPTIEDISTIQDSLAIGCQSLPLPIKAVLAITTRFGTNKNGVISLIKSQIYDWSESEKHLLRAVESVCAIAFSQIAQGQLIASQQQYLEVCARHQNLIKQLTILGRSNLELNQMLQLAIASTAESLGADRGLLILLKYADPLFRTLPKRQIPKAKANLVGEWVRTTESFHSSKLDTQENSFWLSECGVCQRVFSESSKAIILNDYMDRSDMLQVAPVFGLEQLPAMLLMPLESQGKILGFLVLQQAEARIWQAAEVNIIEMVCAQVSNVIIQTQTLRQVQMLVDERTAQLQRSLDVQAKLYEKQRQYVEQLRELNELKDEFLSNMSDRLRYPLTNMRMAIRILRQPGITLERQTKYLDILEEECSKEINLINDLLTLQKLETHQERPQFETIDLNTRIQEIAASFQKKLVDNGLRIYLDLANQALELQTELESFDRILQELLTNAGKFSERDTVVQLQAEHQVIQQVDRVIIRVINIGNGISEEEATYIFDKFRRGKGRWIPGTGLGLALVQSLVQHLNGEIAVESIPIENTNLSKICFSLTLPQFSDESKSYSESD, from the coding sequence ATGGCAGGAGGTTTGGGTACAAAAACAATGGGGTCAAGATTCAAGAGCTTACCAGAAATAGAAAAGGGTTTGTCATCACCCCGACAGTGCATAAATAAAGTAGATCGACTCACACAATATCCGGTCAAACTGATGCAGTATGAGGAAGAACCAGCACTAAGGTTGGCACAAAAGATCAATCAAATTATCGCCAATAGCTCAACTGCAGCAGGTATGCTGCAAGATATAGCCCAAGTGCTAGGGATTGCATTTCAAGTAGATTGCTGCTGCTTAGTGACGTTTAAGGGTGAAGCATCCGGTGAAGAAATAATTGGGAACTGGTGTGCTCAAGAGTATTTTGGTTTGCAGCGTTCTGACGAAATATTTTCATTGGAACAATTGGATTTACCAGTAGTGCAGTGTGCTTGTGAACCAACCATAGAGGATATTTCAACAATTCAAGACAGCTTGGCTATAGGATGTCAATCTTTGCCGCTACCCATAAAAGCTGTTTTAGCAATTACTACTCGGTTTGGCACTAACAAAAACGGTGTAATTAGCCTGATTAAATCACAGATATACGATTGGAGTGAGTCGGAAAAACATTTGCTCAGAGCAGTGGAATCAGTTTGCGCGATCGCTTTTTCTCAAATAGCACAAGGACAGTTAATCGCTTCACAACAGCAGTATCTAGAAGTTTGCGCCCGGCATCAAAACCTAATTAAGCAATTGACGATCCTTGGTCGTAGCAATTTAGAATTAAACCAAATGCTGCAATTGGCGATCGCTTCAACTGCGGAGTCTTTGGGAGCAGATCGTGGTTTGCTCATACTTTTAAAATATGCTGATCCGCTATTTAGAACTTTGCCGAAAAGACAGATTCCCAAAGCGAAAGCAAATTTAGTAGGAGAATGGGTAAGAACTACAGAAAGTTTCCACTCCAGTAAATTAGATACTCAGGAGAATTCCTTTTGGCTCTCAGAATGTGGCGTGTGCCAGCGTGTGTTTAGCGAGTCTAGTAAAGCAATCATCCTGAATGACTACATGGATCGCAGCGATATGCTTCAGGTTGCACCAGTGTTTGGATTGGAGCAACTGCCTGCCATGCTGCTTATGCCTTTGGAAAGCCAAGGCAAAATCTTAGGATTTCTGGTGCTACAACAAGCAGAAGCTCGGATTTGGCAAGCAGCAGAAGTCAATATTATAGAAATGGTTTGCGCTCAAGTCAGTAATGTTATTATTCAAACGCAAACTCTGCGGCAGGTGCAGATGTTGGTGGATGAGCGTACAGCTCAATTACAGCGCAGTTTAGACGTTCAGGCTAAATTATACGAAAAACAAAGGCAATACGTAGAGCAACTGCGAGAACTCAACGAACTGAAAGATGAATTTTTAAGTAACATGAGCGATCGCTTGCGCTATCCTCTGACAAATATGCGTATGGCAATACGTATTCTACGTCAACCAGGAATCACACTAGAGCGGCAGACTAAGTATTTAGATATCTTAGAAGAAGAGTGTAGCAAGGAAATAAACTTGATTAATGACTTGCTGACGCTCCAGAAGCTAGAGACTCATCAAGAACGTCCACAATTTGAAACTATCGATTTAAATACAAGAATTCAAGAGATAGCTGCATCTTTTCAGAAAAAACTGGTAGATAACGGATTAAGAATTTATCTTGATTTGGCAAATCAAGCATTAGAGCTACAAACAGAACTAGAGAGCTTTGATCGAATTCTGCAAGAGTTGTTAACTAATGCTGGCAAATTTTCAGAAAGAGACACAGTTGTTCAACTACAAGCCGAGCACCAAGTTATCCAGCAAGTTGATCGAGTTATCATAAGGGTAATTAATATAGGAAATGGTATCTCTGAAGAAGAAGCCACCTATATATTCGATAAGTTCCGTCGTGGTAAAGGACGATGGATTCCAGGTACAGGCTTGGGGCTTGCCCTAGTTCAGTCCTTGGTACAGCATTTAAATGGGGAAATTGCGGTGGAAAGCATTCCGATTGAGAATACCAACCTCAGCAAAATCTGCTTTAGCTTAACCTTGCCCCAATTTTCTGATGAAAGCAAATCATATTCTGAAAGTGACTGA
- a CDS encoding ribbon-helix-helix domain-containing protein — protein MHTIARTPTTDMEVTSIRLERELKDKLKELAGNQGYQALIRDILWNYVQQKSGEWKPRFSKADIRASISATAQQEERCVLTGQVIQPQQPMLLGLTRNGDMVPLSIESLAG, from the coding sequence ATGCATACGATTGCTCGCACGCCAACCACCGATATGGAAGTCACCAGCATCAGATTAGAGCGAGAATTGAAAGATAAGTTGAAGGAACTAGCTGGCAATCAGGGATATCAAGCCTTGATCCGCGATATTCTCTGGAACTATGTCCAGCAAAAATCAGGAGAATGGAAACCCCGATTTTCCAAAGCTGATATTCGAGCTAGTATATCTGCCACTGCCCAGCAAGAGGAACGCTGTGTATTAACAGGCCAAGTCATTCAACCGCAACAACCGATGCTATTGGGACTAACAAGAAATGGCGATATGGTTCCTTTAAGTATCGAAAGCTTGGCTGGATAA
- a CDS encoding HNH endonuclease, whose protein sequence is MTSATQVLEQSVVVFSHNYLPLCRVNIKRAIVLLVTNKAEPLEINTVSGWQVHSPSLVVYVPKQIRLKITSCERIWKVSPVNRREVLRRDRYSCQYCGSSKNLTLDHVIPRSRGGQHTWDNVVAACERCNSSKGDRTLKEIGMHLRTTPKAPVHPVIAFAEQFWLDLQINLE, encoded by the coding sequence GTGACAAGTGCAACGCAAGTTTTAGAGCAATCCGTGGTGGTGTTTTCTCACAATTACTTGCCATTGTGTCGGGTAAATATCAAGCGCGCAATTGTACTTTTAGTAACCAACAAGGCTGAACCACTAGAGATAAACACGGTTAGCGGATGGCAAGTTCATTCACCTAGCTTGGTAGTGTATGTGCCAAAACAGATTCGCTTGAAAATTACTTCTTGCGAGCGAATATGGAAAGTCTCGCCAGTGAATAGGCGAGAAGTATTGCGACGAGATCGTTACAGTTGCCAATATTGTGGTAGTAGCAAAAATTTGACACTAGATCACGTGATTCCCCGTTCTAGAGGCGGGCAACATACTTGGGATAACGTAGTTGCTGCTTGTGAACGGTGTAACTCCTCCAAAGGAGACAGAACCCTCAAAGAAATTGGTATGCACCTGCGTACCACGCCAAAAGCACCAGTCCATCCGGTGATCGCTTTTGCAGAACAATTTTGGTTGGACTTGCAAATAAACCTGGAATAG
- a CDS encoding alr0857 family protein — protein sequence MLKLTYTETSFHLECLTQSLEEWVAQRVILALRVGQSLCVEPSSASFLLPVDLPGLEQLKFEVQWDERETIILCVCDANYIEVTLRGSWLSDGSEDVKGVFVTTISDRTELLLYKLWLAATSCASAMSE from the coding sequence ATGCTGAAACTAACTTATACCGAAACAAGCTTTCACCTAGAGTGTCTGACTCAATCCTTAGAGGAGTGGGTAGCGCAGCGAGTGATTTTGGCATTGCGAGTCGGTCAAAGTCTGTGCGTTGAACCCAGCAGTGCTTCCTTTTTGCTTCCTGTCGATCTGCCAGGATTAGAACAGCTCAAGTTTGAGGTGCAGTGGGATGAGAGAGAAACGATTATTTTGTGCGTCTGTGATGCCAATTATATTGAAGTTACTTTGCGGGGTTCTTGGCTTTCGGATGGTTCTGAAGATGTAAAAGGTGTGTTTGTTACCACCATAAGCGATCGCACTGAGCTATTACTGTACAAACTTTGGTTAGCAGCGACAAGCTGTGCTTCGGCGATGAGTGAATGA
- a CDS encoding Npun_F0813 family protein, giving the protein MFILKKQDVEISTIQHPKRDQQIPVLHYQGQTFRLISVFKASQEEEARALWRDFTDNQGKACVLLEEPDRFSVWGKIRLDQLSGDTGDRARLDIFTQASILLLQAVYMDIEDFLGTRQAALFKKEITAKLQQWQFPQVSSPEEVKNLLEMNPQKDKLPSWKENHIITLLQELHKLGKGYFGNTNFAHSVVDKLQGMPEEERSLFLGWLNQSPLSKLWH; this is encoded by the coding sequence ATGTTTATTCTGAAAAAGCAGGATGTTGAAATATCGACTATTCAGCACCCAAAACGGGATCAGCAGATCCCTGTCCTCCATTATCAGGGGCAAACCTTTAGGTTAATTAGCGTCTTCAAAGCTAGCCAAGAAGAAGAAGCCAGAGCCTTATGGAGAGATTTTACTGATAATCAGGGCAAAGCCTGTGTTCTTTTGGAGGAACCAGATCGCTTTAGCGTTTGGGGCAAAATTCGCCTAGATCAACTTAGCGGTGATACAGGCGATCGCGCTAGACTGGATATATTTACTCAAGCAAGCATTTTGCTGCTACAAGCCGTATACATGGATATAGAAGACTTTTTAGGTACTAGGCAAGCGGCATTATTTAAGAAAGAAATTACAGCCAAACTTCAGCAGTGGCAATTCCCTCAAGTTTCTTCTCCAGAGGAAGTCAAAAATCTGCTAGAGATGAATCCACAAAAAGATAAATTACCAAGTTGGAAAGAAAATCACATCATTACCCTGTTGCAAGAACTGCATAAGCTAGGGAAAGGCTATTTTGGCAATACTAACTTTGCTCATTCAGTGGTTGATAAGCTACAAGGTATGCCTGAAGAAGAGCGATCGCTATTCTTGGGTTGGCTAAATCAATCTCCACTGAGTAAACTGTGGCATTAG